The Takifugu flavidus isolate HTHZ2018 chromosome 17, ASM371156v2, whole genome shotgun sequence genome contains a region encoding:
- the LOC130513980 gene encoding polycystic kidney disease 1 like 1-like isoform X2, whose translation MYDVLIFGLISLQLPGISLTVPAVNNSNSPWSAFCVGTSGILEASRCPAEDDLDPANCSACCLKKGYQFAVLTSERCYCGNWRYALVAGEGFHTSSRGGDREERRRVHASVVKISDSNPPTEIRFLHLLKGGCLNSTLVSESQLTSATDLCTDVELFTVRKLLVSFDPALKAEKSSCSAGEEGAGEAVFIFNHTRKAVMRRRKSLSPVNPTWSTPTSTSLTGSVKIYTAKQVYPTNAAVTFLALSKDKPDSVEFLWDFGDSTLTRTTSGTITNKYRKPGRYDVVLVVLRGGTQIATDVFPLVIQRPVRLNRLQHQVSVLLNHTVTMNCWVSAGTDLSFLWSFGDGFSRPGHSTEKHIFQMTGEFRVTVTVFNLVSSVSLSSHIFVVTQPCQPPPVKNMGPSKLQVRRYEVIRVGVTYEREFDCGSGGLHYSWILLDSAGWVFPLPAIDTHRQTLTLPGYLLDYDIYTAVAKALDSWFLTRMNSSPCRIFSTVA comes from the exons ATGTACGACGTTCTTATATTTGGGCTCATTTCACTGCAGCTACCCGGGATATCGCTGACAGTCCCGGCGGTAAATAACAGCAATTCACCGTGGTCAGCGTTTTGCGTCGGCACCAGCGGGATCCTTGAAGCTTCTAGATGTCCTGCAGAGGATGACCTTGACCCAGCAAACTGCTCTGCGTGCTGTCTGAAAAAGGG GTACCAGTTTGCAGTGTTGACGTCTGAGAGGTGTTACTGTGGAAACTGGCGCTACGCTTTAGTGGCCGGTGAGGGCTTCCACACGTCTTCCAGAGGAGGTGACAGAGAGGAAAGACGAAG AGTCCATGCTTCTGTTGTGAAGATTTCTGATTCAAACCCGCCTACAG AAATCAGATTCCTGCACCTTCTTAAGGGTGGGTGTCTGAACAGCACGTTG GTGTCAGAGAGTCAGTTGACCTCTGCGACTGACCTTTGCACAGATGTGGAGCTGTTTACCGTCAGAAAGCTTCTGGTTTCCTTCGATCCTGCACTGAAAGCTGA AAAGAGCAGCTGctctgcaggagaggagggggctggagAGGCCGTTTTCATTTTCAACCACACGAGGAAGGCTgtgatgaggagaagaaagTCTTTATCACCCGTGAATCCAACATGGTCGACACCTACCAGCACGAGCCTAACTGGCAGCG TAAAGATTTATACAGCGAAGCAGGTTTATCCCACAAACGCTGCGGTGACATTTCTGGCACTGTCCAAAGATAAACCCGACTCTGTGGAGTTCCTCTGGGACTTCGGTGACTCCACTTTAACCAGAACCACCTCAGGGACCATCACCAATAAATATAGAAAACCTGGCAG GTATGATGTCGTTTTGGTCGTGTTAAGAGGAGGGACGCAGATCGCCACAGACGTGTTTCCGCTGGTCATCCAGAGACCAGTTAGACtcaacaggctgcagcaccaGGTGTCTGTCCTGCTGAACCACACGGTGACGATGAATTGTTGGGTCAGCGCAGGAACtgatttgagcttcctgtggagTTTTGGAGACGGGTTTTCAAGGCCTGGACACAGTACAGAGAAGCACATCTTCCAAAT GACGGGAGAGTTCAGAGTGACGGTGACTGTCTTCAACCTGGTCAGCTCAGTCTCTCTGAGCAGCCACATCTTTGTTGTGACACAGCCCTGTCAGCCACCACCAGTCAAAAACATGGGCCCCTCCAAATTGCAG GTGCGGCGGTACGAGGTTATCCGTGTGGGAGTGACCTATGAGCGAGAGTTTGACTGTGGCTCAGGTGGGCTTCATTACAGCTGGATCTTGTTGGACTCTGCAGGGTGGGTGTTCCCTCTGCCTGCCATCGACACCCACAGACAGACCCTCACACTTCCCGGCTACCTCCTGGATTACGACATTTACACTGCAGTCGCAAAGGCACTGGATTCTTGGTTTCTTACAAGAATGAATTCTTCTCCTTGTCGAATTTTTTCAACTGTTGCTTGA
- the LOC130513980 gene encoding uncharacterized protein LOC130513980 isoform X1 gives MYDVLIFGLISLQLPGISLTVPAVNNSNSPWSAFCVGTSGILEASRCPAEDDLDPANCSACCLKKGYQFAVLTSERCYCGNWRYALVAGEGFHTSSRGGDREERRRVHASVVKISDSNPPTEIRFLHLLKGGCLNSTLVSLKVSESQLTSATDLCTDVELFTVRKLLVSFDPALKAEKSSCSAGEEGAGEAVFIFNHTRKAVMRRRKSLSPVNPTWSTPTSTSLTGSVKIYTAKQVYPTNAAVTFLALSKDKPDSVEFLWDFGDSTLTRTTSGTITNKYRKPGRYDVVLVVLRGGTQIATDVFPLVIQRPVRLNRLQHQVSVLLNHTVTMNCWVSAGTDLSFLWSFGDGFSRPGHSTEKHIFQMTGEFRVTVTVFNLVSSVSLSSHIFVVTQPCQPPPVKNMGPSKLQVRRYEVIRVGVTYEREFDCGSGGLHYSWILLDSAGWVFPLPAIDTHRQTLTLPGYLLDYDIYTAVAKALDSWFLTRMNSSPCRIFSTVA, from the exons ATGTACGACGTTCTTATATTTGGGCTCATTTCACTGCAGCTACCCGGGATATCGCTGACAGTCCCGGCGGTAAATAACAGCAATTCACCGTGGTCAGCGTTTTGCGTCGGCACCAGCGGGATCCTTGAAGCTTCTAGATGTCCTGCAGAGGATGACCTTGACCCAGCAAACTGCTCTGCGTGCTGTCTGAAAAAGGG GTACCAGTTTGCAGTGTTGACGTCTGAGAGGTGTTACTGTGGAAACTGGCGCTACGCTTTAGTGGCCGGTGAGGGCTTCCACACGTCTTCCAGAGGAGGTGACAGAGAGGAAAGACGAAG AGTCCATGCTTCTGTTGTGAAGATTTCTGATTCAAACCCGCCTACAG AAATCAGATTCCTGCACCTTCTTAAGGGTGGGTGTCTGAACAGCACGTTG GTCTCACTAAAGGTGTCAGAGAGTCAGTTGACCTCTGCGACTGACCTTTGCACAGATGTGGAGCTGTTTACCGTCAGAAAGCTTCTGGTTTCCTTCGATCCTGCACTGAAAGCTGA AAAGAGCAGCTGctctgcaggagaggagggggctggagAGGCCGTTTTCATTTTCAACCACACGAGGAAGGCTgtgatgaggagaagaaagTCTTTATCACCCGTGAATCCAACATGGTCGACACCTACCAGCACGAGCCTAACTGGCAGCG TAAAGATTTATACAGCGAAGCAGGTTTATCCCACAAACGCTGCGGTGACATTTCTGGCACTGTCCAAAGATAAACCCGACTCTGTGGAGTTCCTCTGGGACTTCGGTGACTCCACTTTAACCAGAACCACCTCAGGGACCATCACCAATAAATATAGAAAACCTGGCAG GTATGATGTCGTTTTGGTCGTGTTAAGAGGAGGGACGCAGATCGCCACAGACGTGTTTCCGCTGGTCATCCAGAGACCAGTTAGACtcaacaggctgcagcaccaGGTGTCTGTCCTGCTGAACCACACGGTGACGATGAATTGTTGGGTCAGCGCAGGAACtgatttgagcttcctgtggagTTTTGGAGACGGGTTTTCAAGGCCTGGACACAGTACAGAGAAGCACATCTTCCAAAT GACGGGAGAGTTCAGAGTGACGGTGACTGTCTTCAACCTGGTCAGCTCAGTCTCTCTGAGCAGCCACATCTTTGTTGTGACACAGCCCTGTCAGCCACCACCAGTCAAAAACATGGGCCCCTCCAAATTGCAG GTGCGGCGGTACGAGGTTATCCGTGTGGGAGTGACCTATGAGCGAGAGTTTGACTGTGGCTCAGGTGGGCTTCATTACAGCTGGATCTTGTTGGACTCTGCAGGGTGGGTGTTCCCTCTGCCTGCCATCGACACCCACAGACAGACCCTCACACTTCCCGGCTACCTCCTGGATTACGACATTTACACTGCAGTCGCAAAGGCACTGGATTCTTGGTTTCTTACAAGAATGAATTCTTCTCCTTGTCGAATTTTTTCAACTGTTGCTTGA
- the LOC130513971 gene encoding polycystic kidney disease 1 like 1-like: MLQVQIIDSVVYSNYSVRVQVIPSSPVASIQGGTNIFVSRNTVVSLDGQKSYDPDFPLNPVSFQWTCEPISSISSSCFHTDIPISSPVLKFPAGVLKQPFDQFRFVLTVFSSERSSSSEIFITLTPNVIRKASVLCSQCQGDRVNWDQSFTFSALCDGCDVAPEHIQLTWSLYLVNASSKPLLEDPLCHTVDLSTLSAEASQYSAASSDSAVVSGFEKVFKTRVKSLKMPNDSLLSKNERKKSSLPPRSGEEPFLGGFDPQDHLFMPPGHDQSGILDSDQYEHSNISGFPVDPGSSADWDFSFPVSESGQLDGQPDAALDIHLMSAEEGHAGISAGRPTVSGEDRELLGPEDLVPDPEEHEDEGSNLVDSRPSVVFREPILLDLSRELVEAEVFDSYTYTGTSSSLLSLRPFSLNHGSRYMLEVTARSHDSVLGRTQLFFQTNPVPDGMMCQVQPAKGLELFTHFSIFCASGKEDLTYKYSIRVADPAPRTLYQGTDYQYYFSLPSGDPLDDYKVTIYTEIRSSTYGTVTTPCPVSVQVLPHFSREASSSHFDPDLELSESGLRNLSALLPLGNSAEIRNYISLLTAILNRLSLEDGSNTRAQRRARNVLICTTCQLESGEQESMEDNINILRNLLQVTNQVTLVSARRVTGHIQAISRRFSKFGTSVQFSLDQQTLNTLVALLSHSLQATVRGNRTRISRRVDANGELEADLQEENIRKGRSIINSCELEEPLSAQHVVQLVTDVLEVTADLMLKYILLHEVQEHRVNSRLIVLHGRRQNQTAPVISGNLAALYLPDSLLLRLHVHHRGETESRPSQPCVLAILIEFSLSPFTWARHHERLNGPVVDLNLYQCSTRRKIPDFSLIEPVTVELQEQPREKNTSEHQHILQHRQVDYHSFNITQEHLQHAIQLRVHFRPPPNKVFPIMLLFRMFERPTPSMHHLSRTHRWEGNTVILTLPTSVLSTAGVGYLALLNADFAKSARRKDVSKQVRYSFRVDSSVCLSWDAQQGFWTHSSCRTMQTDATASVNCSCNQLRPTTVVQQEIHSSYDTSDVNLFFSMPSNLTVLCVLLLCVCPYVPGWVACKRADAISEENQRVHHLSDNCPHDQYLYAVTIHTGPCSAACMSAKVYIVLYGEDAVSQTKELQVPECTLFKRNSQDTFILSAADSLGPVWGVHIWHDNSGSSPSWYLKQVEVCEVSPGPVNKWLFVAQCWLAVDKDDGQVERTLRVCEQGITFAELLRLKLHDYLADYHIWMSVLSCPHPNPFTHTQRLCVSLLLLLGYAAVNIAVILKMEDQFDVAMIDVSALSVKTGVVSTLLVLPAVLSLSFLFRLREIKLTHLEIHQTNDSSEDVLSTIDGSSQQSALKVGNEEGIKASHEKQKVYVQQQSGLRPVSHWCHCLAWALSVLLCILCLVYAAILGNRLSGSQVLLWIHSLFFSLTSCIFLIQPAVIMTAAVIVSLWYKERADFHSFSTKGQFELSNCPTNLQSNFSANGSSDLAKLLRARQRLRYLRLVCPPTLVELRKSRRERRRDAVLLKTIRDLFFCGSMLFLMLCILQNNSLTDQHHLGNVIRKKFTSRGHDNTFMSIHTHEDWWKWAQSNLDLLYKDASAAPQSHVLIGEPILWKIVESCSFYSQDSVVNLLLKRLWTSLKLSRKLDVPGSTPMCAKTCIHPDCHIGTNATVSLGYKKSDALSILKALHSSGWLNRCSTVKLRFTLFSPASNRFTSVTMLAEQRLTGVMQPSAEVHTARVYHTPALWDYVVMVLQLLYILFSLLQLCDQVHTLGQQGIMGYWKAPCNWMEVGLLTVTLVYHIFCIYGSVLILEFRKLLQRQEGHVDVSLLATCEQHIRSLRGVMLFFLMLKSLIVLRVFRTMATSAKLLASSLAKLFWPMISGIILMVALSCMGNLLFGQGSNNFSTVVGSLQSLLCHHRGLRAVNDLHSSWGAFLFPGFYLSSTLVWMAAVLAVVSSAVTSARRCHHREDEFTVVQLAGYIMRRPKNLHVDNVEEKTYYFEEFESLLDELLFRLSALSNSLHHTLPPKAYHCREDSPVSSNISDHLDAQFFRMKKTEGSIEEILPASPLLLSNCEMDESQDLQLDFKNHLQRPEPTALTQPRGEIKQIEGNSSCWLSKNPAAQKEMLVEVLIHKEPSFEPRS, translated from the exons ATGCTACAGGTTCAGATCATAGACAGTGTGGTGTATAGTAACTACAGCGTGAGAGTGCAGGTGATCCCGAGTTCCCCCGTGGCCTCCATCCAGGGGGGCACCAACATCTTTGTGAGCAGGAACACTGTGGTATCATTGGATGGGCAGAAATCCTATGACCCAGACTTCCCCTTGAACCCAGTCAG CTTCCAGTGGACGTGTGAACCCATCAGCTCCATTTCCAGCTCCTGTTTCCACACAGATATTCCAATATCATCTCCCGTGCTTAAAtttcctgctggtgtcctgAAGCAACCCTTTGACCAGTTCCGCTTTGTGCTCACAGTTTTCAGCAGTGAGCGTTCATCTTCATCAGAGATCTTCATCACACTTACACCCAATGTAATCAG GAAGGCATCGGTTTTGTGCTCCCAGTGTCAGGGAGACCGTGTAAACTGGGATCAGTCGTTCACCTTTAGCGCCTTGTGTGACGGTTGCGATGTTGCCCCAGAACACATTCAGCTCACCTGGAGTCTTTACTTGGTCAATGCATCTTCCAAGCCTCTCCTGGAAG ATCCGCTTTGTCACACAGTGGATCTCAGTACCCTGTCGGCAGAAGCTTCACAGTACTCTGCTGCCAGCAGTGACTCAGCTGTTGTCTCCGGGTTTGAGAAAGTCTTTAAGACTAGAGTAAAAAGCCTAAAAATGCCAAATGACAGCCTGTTGTCaaaaaatgagagaaagaaGTCATCTTTGCCACCAAGGTCAG GTGAGGAGCCCTTTCTGGGGGGGTTTGACCCTCAAGACCATCTGTTCATGCCCCCTGGTCATGACCAGAGCGGCATCCTGGATTCTGATCAGTATGAGCACAGCAATATCAGTGGATTTCCAGTAGATCCCGGGTCTTCTGCTGACTGGGATTTCTCTTTTCCTGTCTCTGAGAGTGGTCAGCTGGATGGTCAACCAG ATGCAGCTTTGGACATCCACTTGATGAGTGCAGAAGAAGGACACGCAGGCATTTCAGCTGGAAGGCCCACAG TCTCAGGTGAAGACCGTGAATTGCTCGGTCCAGAAGATTTAGTGCCTGATCCAGAAGAACATGAAGATGAGGGGAGTAATCTGGTAGATTCCAGACCATCAGTTGTTTTCCGGGAGCCCATCTTGCTGGATTTATCTCGTGAGCTAGTGGAAGCAGAAGTTTTTGATTCCTACACTTATACAG GAACCTCATCATCTTTGCTTAGCTTGAGACCCTTCAGTCTGAATCATGGCAGCCGATATATGTTGGAGGTCACTGCCC GATCTCATGACAGCGTTCTGGGACGGACGCAGCTGTTCTTCCAAACCAACCCTGTTCCAGATGGAATGATGTGTCAGGTGCAACCAGCCAAAGGACTTGAGTTATTTACACATTTCAGCATCTTCTGTGCCTCAGGAAAAGAG GATTTAACATACAAGTACAGCATCCGTGTAGCAGACCCAGCACCCAGGACGCTGTACCAGGGGACAGACTATCAGTACTACTTCAGTCTGCCCTCTGGAGACCCCCTTGATGACTATAAAG TAACTATTTATACAGAGATTAGAAGCAGCACATATGGGACAGTCACTACACCCTGTCCTGTCAGTGTCCAAGTTCTACCCCATTTCTCCAGGGAGGCCTCTTCATCTCATTTTGATCCTGATTTGGAGCT ATCGGAATCGGGTCTTAGGAACCTGTCAGCTCTTCTGCCGCTTGGAAACAGTGCAGAGATCCGTAACTACATCAGTCTCCTAACCGCCATCTTGAACAGGCTCAGCCTGGAGGACGGCAGCAACACCCGAGCGCAACGACGTGCACGCAATGTGCTGATTTGCACAACGTGTCAACTTGAGAGTGGAGAACAG GAATCAATGGAGGACAACATCAACATTCTCAGAAACCTTTTACAAGTTACAAATCAA GTGACTTTAGTGAGTGCAAGACGAGTGACGGGTCACATTCAGGCCATTTCGCGACGGTTTTCAAAGTTCGGCAcctcagttcagttcagtttggACCAACAGACCCTCAACACGCTGGTGGCTCTGCTCTCACACAGCCTGCAAGCTACCGTCAGAGGTAACAGAACCAGAATATCCAGAAGAGTTGATGCTAATGGAGAATTAGAAGCTGACCTACAAGAGGAGAACATCAGAAAGGGTCGGTCCATTATCAACAGCTGTGAATTAGAGGAGCCACTTTCAGCTCAGCATGTGGTCCAGCTTGTCACTGATGTTCTAGAGGTGACTGCAGACCTGATGCTG AAGTACATCTTGCTTCATGAGGTCCAGGAGCATCGAGTCAACAGCCGCCTCATTGTTTTACATGGCAGGCGCCAGAACCAGACCGCCCCAGTCATCAGTGGGAATTTAGCGGCCCTCTACCTGCCAGACTCCCTCCTCCTGCGTCTGCATGTTCATCACAGAGGAGAAACCGAGAGTAGGCCGAGTCAGCCGTGCGTGCTCGCCATACTGATTGAGTTCAGCCTCAGCCCTTTCACCTGGGCTCGCCATCACGAAAGG CTGAATGGACCTGTGGTTGACTTGAATCTGTACCAGTGCAGCACAAGGAGAAAGATCCCAGATTTCTCCCTCATTGAGCCAGTAACCGTTGAGCTCCAAGAACAACCACgagaaaaaaat ACCTCTGAGCATCAGCACATCCTGCAGCACAGGCAGGTCGACTACCACAGCTTCAACATCACCCAGGAGCACCTGCAGCACGCCATTCAGCTGAGGGTGCATTTCAGGCCACCACCCAACAAGGTGTTTCCCATCATGCTGCTCTTCAG GATGTTTGAGAGGCcgactcccagcatgcaccattTGAGCAGGACGCACCGCTGGGAGGGCAACACTGTGATACTCACTCTGCCCACATCGGTCCTCAGCA CTGCAGGGGTTGGTTATCTGGCCCTGCTGAATGCTGATTTTGCAAAATCTGCCAGACGCAAGGATGTGAGCAAACAGGTCAGGTACAGTTTCAGAGTggacagcagtgtgtgtttgtcctgggATGCCCAACAGGGGTTCTGGACTCACAGCAGCTGCCGAACAATGCAAACGGATGCAACTGCATCAGTCAACTGCAG TTGTAACCAGCTGAGGCCCACGACGGTGGTGCAGCAGGAGATCCACAGCAGCTATGACACCTCCGACGTGAATCTCTTCTTCAG CATGCCCAGTAATTTGACAGTGCTAtgcgtgctgctgctctgtgtgtgtccgtACGTCCCGGGGTGGGTGGCTTGCAAGAGAGCCGATGCCATTTctgaggagaaccagagagtCCACCACCTTTCTGACAACTGTCCACATGACCAATATCTCTATGCTGTTACAATCCACACCGGGCCCTGCTCGGCAGCATGCATGAGTGCAAAG GTCTACATTGTGCTGTATGGTGAAGATGCAGTTTCACAGACAAAAGAACTACAAGTTCCAGAATGCACTCTGTTCAAGAGGAACTCTCAGGACACCTTTATTTTAAG TGCAGCAGACAGTTTGGGACCAGTGTGGGGGGTTCACATCTGGCATGACAACTCTGGATCCTCTCCAAGCTGGTACCTCAAGCAAGTAGAGGTGTGTGAG GTGAGCCCAGGGCCCGTGAACAAATGGCTCTTTGTGGCTCAGTGCTGGTTGGCTGTGGACAAAGACGACGGTCAGGTGGAGAGAACGCTGCGGGTGTGCGAGCAGGGAATAACTTTTGCTGAG CTGTTGCGGCTCAAGCTGCACGACTACCTGGCAGACTATCACATCTGGATGTCAGTGCTCAGCTGCCCCCATCCTAACCCATTCACTCACACGCAAAGGCTTTGTGTGAGCTTGCTGCTACTGTTGGGATATGCTGCTGTCAACATTGCTGTCATATTGAAAATGGAGGATCAG TTTGATGTGGCCATGATTGATGTATCCGCTCTTTCCGTTAAGACCGGGGTGGTAAGCACACTGCTAGTGCTGCCCGCAGTCCTCTCCTTATCCTTCCTGTTTCGGCTGCGTGAGATCAAGCTCACACACTTAGAAATCCATCAAACAAATGATTCTTCTGAAG ATGTTCTTTCAACAATTGATGGTTCATCTCAGCAGTCTGCCCTGAAGGTGGGCAATGAAGAGGGAATAAAAGCATctcatgaaaaacaaaaggtgTATGTGCAACAACAAAGTGGGCTCAGACCAGTATCTCACTGGTGTCACTGTTTGGCATGGGCCTTGTCTGTGTTACTGTGCATCTTGTGCCTGGTGTACGCTGCAATACTGGGAAACAG GTTGAGCGGCAGTCAGGTCCTCCTGTGGATACACTCGCTGTTCTTCTCTCTGACATCCTGCATCTTCCTCATCCAGCCAGCCGTG aTAATGACAGCAGCAGTGATTGTTTCCCTTTGGTACAAGGAAAGGGCAGATTTTCACAGTTTTTCCACTAAAGGTCAGTTTGAACTGTCAAACTGTCCAACAAATTTACAGTCTAATTTTTCAGCTAATGGATCCTCAGATCTTGCTAAG CTGCTAAGAGCTCGCCAGCGTCTCCGCTACCTGCGTCTGGTTTGTCCTCCAACTCTGGTGGAATTAAGGAAATCCCGCAGAGAGAGACGACGGGATGCTGTTCTCCTGAAAACCATCAG ggatttgtttttctgtggctCCATGCTTTTCCTAATGCTGTGTATACTCCAGAACAACTCACTTACTGACCAGCATCACCTGGGAAACGTTATTAGGAAGAAGTTCACGAG CAGAGGACATGACAACACATTTATGTCCATACACACACATGAGGACTGGTGGAAGTGGGCTCAGTCAAATCTTGATTTACTGTACAAGGACGCTTCAGCTGCACCTCAG TCACACGTTTTAATTGGAGAGCCGATCCTCTGGAAGATAGTAGAGTCCTGCTCATTTTACAGTCAG GACTCTGTAGTGAATCTTTTATTAAAAAGACTTTGGACCTCCCTGAAGCTAAGCAGAAAATTGGATGTCCCGGGTTCTACACCGATGTGTGCAAAGACATGTATTCACCCAGACTGCCACATTGGAACTAATGCTACTGTTAGCCTCGGCTATAAAAA ATCTGATGCTCTGTCCATATTAAAAGCCCTGCATTCTAGTGGCTGGTTGAACAGATGTTCGACTGTGAAGCTCCGGTTCACTTTGTTCAGCCCTGCGTCCAACCGGTTCACCAGTGTGACCATGCTTGCTGAGCAGAGGCTAACTGGAGTCATGCAGCCTTCTGCTGAGGTCCACACAGCTCGGGTGTATCACACTCCTGCTCTGTGGGACTATGTTGTCATGGTGTTGCAG CTTCTCTACattctgttttctctgctgcaACTCTGTGATCAAGTGCACACTCTCGGGCAGCAAGGGATTATGGGATACTGGAAGGCACCCTGCAACTGGATGGAG gtggGTTTGCTGACAGTGACACTGGTGTACCACATTTTCTGCATCTATGGCTCCGTCCTGATCCTGGAGTTtaggaagctgctgcagaggcaggAGGGTCATGTTGATGTCAGTCTCCTCGCTACCTGCGAACAG CACATTCGTTCTCTACGTGGCGTgatgctcttcttcctcatgcTGAAGTCTCTGATAGTGCTGCGGGTGTTCAGGACGATGGCCACATCTGCTAAGCTCCTTGCCAGCTCACTGGCCAAGCTTTTCTGGCCAATG ATTTCAGGTATTATCCTGATGGTGGCACTGTCTTGCATGGGGAACCTCCTGTTCGGTCAAGGCTCCAACAATTTCAGCACAGTTGTTGGCTCCCTCCAGTCTCTGCTGTGTCATCACAGGGGTCTGAGGGCTGTAAATGACCTCCACTCCTCCTGGGGTGCTTTCCTCTTCCCCGGATTTTACCTGTCCTCAACTCTAGTGTGGATGGCAGCG GTGTTGGCCGTGGTTTCCTCAGCGGTCACAAGTGCTAGAAGATGTCACCATAGGGAGGATGAATTTACTGTAGTGCAATTAGCTGGCTACATCATGAGGAGGCCCAAAAATTTGCATGTTGACAACGTGGAAGAAAAG ACTTATTACTTTGAGGAATTTGAAAGTTTATTGGATGAGCTCTTGTTCAGGCTCAGTGCCCTCTCAAACAGCCTACATCACACTCTGCCCCCCAAAGCCTACCACTGCAGAGAAGACAGCCCCGTCTCCTCCAACATTTCGGACCATTTGGATGCACAG TTTTTCAGGATGAAAAAGACAGAAGGCAGCATTGAAGAGATTCTACCTGCATCGCCCCTGCTCCT GTCCAATTGTGAAATGGATGAATCACAAGATCTGCAGCTTGATTTCAAGAACCACCTGCAGCGCCCAGAGCCGACAGCACTCACTCAGCCTCGGGGAGAAATTAAACAGATTgaaggaaacagcagctgttgGTTAAGTAAAAATCCAGCTGCTCAGAAAGAGATGCTGGTGGAGGTTCTGATCCATAAAGAGCCCTCTTTTGAGCCAAGATCTTAA